A window of Flavobacteriales bacterium genomic DNA:
TACCTGCAGCCTTTGCTCTTCCCACTCCTCCTTCACAAGCGCGGCTGTACATGGTCTCGATCTTCACGCGCACAGGTTCATTGTAATAGGCTCCCACCGGGCAGGTGAAGATGATGAACTTGTAGGTGTCTGAAGGCTTCACTCCGATGTAATCATCCGTAGCGAACATATAGGGACGTACATATAAGGAAGAGCCCGGTTTGTTGGGTATCCACTCACGGTCCATCTGGACCAGTCGCTTCACAGCTTGGGTAAAGATCTCAGTAGGTAGCGTAGGCATGCAGAGCCTCTCAGCTGAAGAGTTCAATCTCCGTGCATTGGCTCCCACTCTGAAAAGGAATATCTCATCTTCCAAGTTCTTATAGGCTTTGAGTCCTTCAAAAAGGGCCTGCCCATAGTGCAGTGCACTGGTAGCCGGGCTGAGTGCAAGCGGACCATAGGGTAGAATCTCGAAATCGGTCCACTCACCGTTCCGGTAATCCGCTGAGAACATGTGATCGGCAAATACCTTTCCGAACTGTATATTCTCCTTGTCGAAGGTAGCCAGTCGCGATTCAGTGGTCTCGGTGACCTTGATCTTGTCTTCCAATGATATCATGAATGATTATGTTTAATCTCGTGGTACTTTTTATTGTCAGTGCTATGACCATGCACAAGTGCATAACGAGAATAGCTCTCGGCAGGTGTGCTGAATATATGAAGATTTGAGAACAGCATCGGAGATACTTTATGAACACTGGGGCTATGCATCCTTCCGCCCGCTTCAAGAAGACATCATCCAAGAAGCGAGTGCTGGTCGGGATGTGCTGGCCCTTTTGCCTACCGGTGGAGGGAAATCCATTTGCTATCAGATACCTGGAATTCTGCGTGAAGGAGTCACTATAGTCATCTCTCCCCTCATCGCTCTCATGAAGGATCAACTAGAGGGTCTGCGCAGCAAAGGCATCATTGCAGAGACTATCAGTTCTCAAGTACACCCTTCGGATATCGACCGTATTCTGGACAACTGTATATATGGTGGAGTCAAATTCCTCTTTATCGCACCTGAGCGCATCGGGAACGAATTGTTCATGACCCGTCTGAATCGAATGCCCGTAGCCCTTATTGCTGTGGATGAGGCCCATTGTATCTCCCAATGGGGTCATGAGTTCAGACCGGCCTATCGCAGGATCGCAGAGATCAGAGAGGTCTGTCATGGCGTACCGGTCATCGCATTGACCGCAACGGCCACACCAGAGGTGGTTGATGATATCCAGGACCAACTGGCTTTCAAAGAGAAGAACGTCATCCAAGGCAGTTTTGCCAGGTCCAATATCTCCTTTCAGGTGCGGGAGACCGAGGATAAACGGGGTGTCTTATTGCAAGAGGCCACAGGATCTTCCGAAGGCTCGGGGATCATCTATGTGCGCAACAGGCGTAAGTGCAGAGAATTGGCCGAATTATTAAGGTCAGAGGGGATACCCGCAGGTTACTACCATGCCGGACTGGATACGGCCACCCGCACCAAGGCTCAGGACGATTGGTTAAAAGGCACGTTCAGATTCATGGTAGCGACCAATGCATTTGGAATGGGGATCGATAAATCAGACGTGCGCATGGTCATCCACTTCGACCTGAGCGATAGTCTGGAATCCTATTACCAAGAAGCTGGAAGGGCCGGTAGGGATGGCCGGTCGGCCCAGGCCGTTCAATTGTTCAATGAAAGTGACATGATGGATGTCCGCAAGAATCTGGCGCGGAGCTATCCCCAGGTAGATTCGGTGAAGAAAGTCTATCAGGTGATGAGTGACCGTTTGGGTCTGGCCGCTGGTAGCGGAGCGGAATCGACCTTTGGAGTGGATCTGGTCCAACTGGCCAAACAGAGTGGACTGGGCATGTTCAGTACCCTCGGAGCCTTGAAGATTCTTGAACAGAACGGATATATCCATTTACACAAAGGACTACGAGAGCCTTCGCGGGTCCAACTCCATCTGCAACAGGCCCGCTGGAGCGAGTTGCGACAGACCGATTCGGAAATGGGGAAACTCCTACAGGTCCTCCTTCGCCATCGCACCAATCTCTATCAGTCTCCCGTGGCCATCAATGAGGAACAACTGGCCCAGGCAGCCAAGATCCCGGTCAAGAGCGTAGAACTCTTACTAGAGCAGGCTGAGAACAGAGGTATCCTCACCTATCATAAACGAAAAGGAAGTTCCAGTGTGACCTATGTGCTCGCACGTCAGTATGACCGCGACCTGAGATTGGACACCCGCGCCATGCAGGAAATGAGGCAGCGCACGGTGGGGAGGCAGAATGCTCTCTTCTACTACCTCAAGAACGAACTGGACTGTCGTATGGTCCAGATACTTCGCTACTTCGGAGAGCAGAGTCTGGATGATTGTGGAAAATGTGATGTGTGTACGAAGACCTCTCAAGGCGGTAAAGGACAGCAACGCATCGAAATGCTACTGAAATTGAGAGACGCACTTGCTGAAGAACAGGATGTAGAATCGATCCGCTCCACTCTCGCTGCACAGATGCCGGATCATGAGAAAGTCCTTCGATGGGCGGTCGATAAAGGATATGTTGGGATAGAGGGAAAGGATATCCGTTGGACCGGACCACGGCTGGCTACCCAAAAGGCCGTGATCCAGTGAGCCATATCCTCCCGCCCAACTTCTATCTGGATGCGAGTACCTTGGATATTGCTCGTCAGCTACTGGGCAAGGTCATCCGTACGGAGCGTGAAGGTCAAGTGACCTCAGGCATAATCAATGAGACCGAAGCCTATTTGGGCATAGAAGATAGAGCGGCTCATTCCTACAATGACCGCAGAACAGCCCGCACAGAGACCATGTATGCCCGAGGTGGCATAGCCTATGTCTATCTCTGCTACGGAATTCACGAAATGTTCAATGTAGTGGTCCAAGAAGAAGGAGTACCACATGCCATACTAGTTCGATCCGTCATACCTATGGAAGGCTTGGACATCATCCACAGAAGAAGAGCCATGACCCGCAGTAAAGGCCTGAGTGATGGGCCAGGAAAGCTCTGCCAAGCTTTGGCTATCGATAGACGCATGGATGGCATCACCTTGGATTCACCTGAATTGAGCCTATGGGAAGAAGGACACCGAGTGCCTCAGGATGAGATCCAGGTCGGCCCTCGTATCGGTGTGGACTATGCAGGTGAAGATGCTCTCCTTCCCTATCGATTCTTATGGCAGCCTTCTCAGTGAAATAATTTCTCCTAGTTCTCCTGCTTTATCCGCTAAACTTGCAGCCCATGACAGAAAGTAAGATCTATCTCAAGAGCAAGAAAGACCGCTCATTGGTCCGTCAACATCCCTGGGTATTCTCTGGTGCTATCAAGGCCATGGAAGGACACCCTCAGGATGGGGACATCGTAAGTGTGCATGCCAATAAAGGCCGATTCCTGGGGCGTGGATTATTCAGCACTCAGGGTAGCATCTCGGTACGTGTCCTGACCTTTCAGGATGAGCCTATCGAGGAGAGTTTCTTCGAAGAACGTATACGCTCGGCCTTTAGATTGCGGAAGAACCTAGGCCTGACCGACAATGCCGAGACGGAGATCTATCGATTGTTGCATGCTGAAGGAGATGGGATTCCCGGATGTATCGTAGATGTATATGGCCAGACCGCGGTATTCCAAGCGCATGATATCGGGGTACATCAGATGCGAGAGAAGCTGGCGGCCTCTATCCTGGAAGCATCAGAAGGGCGCATCACTGCTGTGTATGACAAGAGCAATGAAACGCTCCCACGAGACTACAGGACCAGCGTGGAGAACGGCTACATCTCTGGATCGGATGACGGCCTGAGGGAATTCAAGGAATATGGCCATCGCTTCAAGATCGATTGGGTGACCGGACAGAAGACCGGTTTCTTCATCGATCAACGAGAGAATCGAGCCTATCTGGGTAGCATCGCCAAAGACAAGAAAGTGCTCAACACCTTCTGCTACACCGGTGGATTCAGCATCTATGCCCTCGATGCCGGAGCCTCCATGGTACACTCCTTGGACAGTTCTCAAAAAGCCATGGACCTAGTAGATGAGAATGTCGCACTCAACGGTCACTCCGACAAGAACCATGAGAGTATCAAGGCAGATGCCGTGGACTATCTCAAACATCTCGAAACGGACTATGACATCATCATTCTCGATCCTCCTGCTTTTGCTAAAAGCATGCACAGTAGGCATAATGCCATTCAAGGCTACAAGCGACTGAATGGGCACGCGATCCGGCAGATCAAACCGGGGGGAGTCATCATGACCTTCTCCTGCTCGCAGGTGATCACTCCACAAATATTCAGGGATACGGTGCTATCTGCAGCGATCAATGAGAATCGCAAGGTCCGCATCATCGCTCAACTGCATCAGCCGGGTGATCACCCGGTGAACATCTTCCATCCAGAAGGCGAATACCTCAAAGGACTTGTCCTAGAAGTAGAATAAGATGATAACAGCACTCCTAGAATGCACATAACATTCTTGATGCCTCTTAGGGTATTGGAGTATTTTAGCTGTATTAATATAGACTGCAACCCATTGCTTTCCATGAACATACGTCTACCGCTATTCTTTCTCTGCTTCATGGCCAGCATGCACCTCTCATCGCAATTGGTGATCAATGAAGTGTGTGCAGCGAACTACACCGATCATACAGACAACTTCGGTGAATACGAGGATTGGTTCGAGATCTACAATACCGGTGCTGCCGATGTCGATCTCCTTGGGTACTACCTGAGCGATGACATTCTAGAGCCTACCAAATTCGAGGTGACATCCTCAGTGACAGTGCCGGCTGGAGGATACCGTGTGGTCTTTGCATCCAATCGGAATACGGTTTCCGGCACGAACATCCATACCAGCTTCAAGATCAATCAGAAGAATCAGGAATATGCGGTACTCGCAGACCCTGCTGGTACGATCATCGATGTCTTTTGGATGGAGAATCCCAATCAGACCAACCACTCTTGGGGTAGACTGACAGATGGCGGAGCGACTTGGGGTGTCTTCACCAACCCTTCACCAGGTGCGGCCAATGCGGGCGGATTTAATGGTTATGCGGCTACTCCGACCATAGACATCGCCTCTGGTGCACATGGAGGTCCGATAAGCATCACGGTGAGTTCTCCTGATGCCGGTGTGACCTTACGCTATGGGACCAATGGAAATGAGCCTACCGGTGCCTCCCCTGAGGTGATGGGTCCTATCGATGTCAATGCGACCGAGGTGATCCACGTGAGGGCATTCAGTGATGACCCGATGATCCTTCCCTCCTTTATTGAGACCAATACATATTTGATCGCTGAAGGTCACGTACTCCCTGTCATCTCCATCTCAGGCCCTCAGATAGAGACTTTGATGAACGGGACACAGATCGAGCCTATCGGTCATTTCGAATTCTTCGGTGCCGATGGTCAGCTGAAAGACGAGGCACGGGGTGACTTCAATGAGCACGGAAACGATTCCTGGGCCTACGACCAACGCGGTATCGATTATATCACCCGCGATCAAATGGGATACAACGATGAGATCCATCATCCGATATTCCGCACGAAGGACCGTCCCTCGTACCAGCGTCTGATCATCAAGGCGGCAGCCAATGATAATTATCCCTTCTCCCCTCCTGCCGGTGCAGGAGCACATGTGATCGATGCCTATATCCACTCTCTGAGTCAGATAGGTGATCTGCGCATGGATGAGCGAAGCCATGAGCCTTGCGTCATGTATGTCAATGGCCAGTACTGGGGATTGTACGAGGTGCGTGAGAAAGTGGATGATCTGGATTTCACCGACTACTACTACGACCAAGGAGAAGGAGAAGTCGACTTCATCAAGACCTGGGGAGGAACTTGGAACGAATACGACAGCGGTACCTGTTATGAATGGGATGACCTGGTCGACTTCATCACTACTCAGGACATGACCGATCCTGCGAACTATGACTATGTGAAGTCGGTCTATAATACCGGTAGCCTCATAGACTATTTCGTTTTGAACTCCTATGTGGTCACCTCGGATTGGCTCAATTGGAACACCGGATGGTGGAGAGGGAAAGACCCGGATGGAGACAAGAAGAAGTGGCGATACATTCTCTGGGACAACGATGCCAGTTTCGGGGAGTACATCAATTTCACGGGAATCCCGGATACCTCTCCGGATGCCGATCCATGCAATCCCGAGCAGATAGGCGACCCCGGAGGTCAGGGCCATGTGCCTGTGCTCAATGCTCTCTTGGGCAATGAAGAATTCTACAACGACTATGTTTCCCGATTTGCCGATCTCTCCCAGACCTTGTTCTCCTGCGATGTGATGCTCTCGCACTGGGATAGCTTGATCACGATGCTCGAGCCTGAGATGCCCCGTCAGGTGAATCGATGGGGAGGTACAGTTGCCGAATGGCAATCGAATGCTGACGCTGTACGAAGTTTTATCGTAGACCGTTGCGCTGCCTTCAATGACGGTATGCTCGATTGCTATGATGTGGAAGGTCCCTATCCACTGATGATCCAGATCATGCCTCCAGGTGCTGGTTACGTGGAGTTCAACAGCATCGATGTCACGGATAGTCCCTGGGAAGGAGAATATTTCGGGAATCTGGATGTGGAGATGGAGGCCAATCCCTATGGTATAAACGTATTCAGTCACTGGGAGACCAATAACCATGTGCTTTCCGATTATCTGGTGGATACCGCATTCTTCACCTTCAATCAGCCGGATACGATCACAGCATGGTTCGTGAACGAAACGAGCGACATCGTATTGGATGTAGAACCAGCGGGTACAGGATCCATCAAGTTCAATAACACCCTCTACTCCACACTGCCTACCACAGTGACAGCACCAGAAAGTGTGCCTTTACCTATGATCGCTGTCGAAGAGGACATGTTCTGGGGATTCGATCACTGGGAGTTGGAGAATCACACACTCGACCCCGGTCTCTTGGAAGACACCGTGAGCATAGAGGTGGACACCACGGATTATATCACGGCCGTATTTGTCGAGAAGGAGAACTACATCATCGAGATCACGGTCGATAATCCAGAAGGAGGATATATCATATTTAACGGACAGATTTATACCGATTTCCCTGTGACCATCCAATTGCTCGCCAATGAGACCTATGACATAGAAGCCATTCTAAACGAACATTTCAGCTTCGGTGGATGGACGGTCGATGGTCTGACCTTCGATGGGACTCTTGAGGATCTGACCAATTCATTCTTCCTCGATGGCACGGGCAGTATCGTAGCGCATTTCATAGAAGATGAGAACTATGAGATCACTTACGATGTCCATCCCATCGGGACGGGAGAGATTATACTGGATGGTCAGGTCATACCCTACTACCCGTTCACTGAGAAATACTACGAGCCGGATCTGGAGCGTCTCTTAGAAGCTAGACCATCAGAATATTTCGACCTGGATGAATGGACCATGAATCACAATATCCCGACCCCGGATGAAGATTCAGACCAGATAACCGTGCAACTGACGGCCAATGATACGATCACGGCCCATTTTGTCAGAGAATT
This region includes:
- a CDS encoding branched-chain amino acid aminotransferase: MISLEDKIKVTETTESRLATFDKENIQFGKVFADHMFSADYRNGEWTDFEILPYGPLALSPATSALHYGQALFEGLKAYKNLEDEIFLFRVGANARRLNSSAERLCMPTLPTEIFTQAVKRLVQMDREWIPNKPGSSLYVRPYMFATDDYIGVKPSDTYKFIIFTCPVGAYYNEPVRVKIETMYSRACEGGVGRAKAAGNYAASLFPAKKAKEEGYHQLIWTDAKEHKYIEESGTMNVMFVVDDVLYTPTTVGTILPGITRDSVLKVAESWGMRVQETSIHVEELERALKAGRVKEAFGTGTAATLARIKTIGYNGNDYDLPDFTENDFSIRMQNFLEDLKRGKEKDLWGWVEKLS
- a CDS encoding RecQ family ATP-dependent DNA helicase is translated as MRTASEILYEHWGYASFRPLQEDIIQEASAGRDVLALLPTGGGKSICYQIPGILREGVTIVISPLIALMKDQLEGLRSKGIIAETISSQVHPSDIDRILDNCIYGGVKFLFIAPERIGNELFMTRLNRMPVALIAVDEAHCISQWGHEFRPAYRRIAEIREVCHGVPVIALTATATPEVVDDIQDQLAFKEKNVIQGSFARSNISFQVRETEDKRGVLLQEATGSSEGSGIIYVRNRRKCRELAELLRSEGIPAGYYHAGLDTATRTKAQDDWLKGTFRFMVATNAFGMGIDKSDVRMVIHFDLSDSLESYYQEAGRAGRDGRSAQAVQLFNESDMMDVRKNLARSYPQVDSVKKVYQVMSDRLGLAAGSGAESTFGVDLVQLAKQSGLGMFSTLGALKILEQNGYIHLHKGLREPSRVQLHLQQARWSELRQTDSEMGKLLQVLLRHRTNLYQSPVAINEEQLAQAAKIPVKSVELLLEQAENRGILTYHKRKGSSSVTYVLARQYDRDLRLDTRAMQEMRQRTVGRQNALFYYLKNELDCRMVQILRYFGEQSLDDCGKCDVCTKTSQGGKGQQRIEMLLKLRDALAEEQDVESIRSTLAAQMPDHEKVLRWAVDKGYVGIEGKDIRWTGPRLATQKAVIQ
- a CDS encoding DNA-3-methyladenine glycosylase: MLPPNFYLDASTLDIARQLLGKVIRTEREGQVTSGIINETEAYLGIEDRAAHSYNDRRTARTETMYARGGIAYVYLCYGIHEMFNVVVQEEGVPHAILVRSVIPMEGLDIIHRRRAMTRSKGLSDGPGKLCQALAIDRRMDGITLDSPELSLWEEGHRVPQDEIQVGPRIGVDYAGEDALLPYRFLWQPSQ
- a CDS encoding class I SAM-dependent rRNA methyltransferase produces the protein MTESKIYLKSKKDRSLVRQHPWVFSGAIKAMEGHPQDGDIVSVHANKGRFLGRGLFSTQGSISVRVLTFQDEPIEESFFEERIRSAFRLRKNLGLTDNAETEIYRLLHAEGDGIPGCIVDVYGQTAVFQAHDIGVHQMREKLAASILEASEGRITAVYDKSNETLPRDYRTSVENGYISGSDDGLREFKEYGHRFKIDWVTGQKTGFFIDQRENRAYLGSIAKDKKVLNTFCYTGGFSIYALDAGASMVHSLDSSQKAMDLVDENVALNGHSDKNHESIKADAVDYLKHLETDYDIIILDPPAFAKSMHSRHNAIQGYKRLNGHAIRQIKPGGVIMTFSCSQVITPQIFRDTVLSAAINENRKVRIIAQLHQPGDHPVNIFHPEGEYLKGLVLEVE
- a CDS encoding T9SS type B sorting domain-containing protein, with the translated sequence MNIRLPLFFLCFMASMHLSSQLVINEVCAANYTDHTDNFGEYEDWFEIYNTGAADVDLLGYYLSDDILEPTKFEVTSSVTVPAGGYRVVFASNRNTVSGTNIHTSFKINQKNQEYAVLADPAGTIIDVFWMENPNQTNHSWGRLTDGGATWGVFTNPSPGAANAGGFNGYAATPTIDIASGAHGGPISITVSSPDAGVTLRYGTNGNEPTGASPEVMGPIDVNATEVIHVRAFSDDPMILPSFIETNTYLIAEGHVLPVISISGPQIETLMNGTQIEPIGHFEFFGADGQLKDEARGDFNEHGNDSWAYDQRGIDYITRDQMGYNDEIHHPIFRTKDRPSYQRLIIKAAANDNYPFSPPAGAGAHVIDAYIHSLSQIGDLRMDERSHEPCVMYVNGQYWGLYEVREKVDDLDFTDYYYDQGEGEVDFIKTWGGTWNEYDSGTCYEWDDLVDFITTQDMTDPANYDYVKSVYNTGSLIDYFVLNSYVVTSDWLNWNTGWWRGKDPDGDKKKWRYILWDNDASFGEYINFTGIPDTSPDADPCNPEQIGDPGGQGHVPVLNALLGNEEFYNDYVSRFADLSQTLFSCDVMLSHWDSLITMLEPEMPRQVNRWGGTVAEWQSNADAVRSFIVDRCAAFNDGMLDCYDVEGPYPLMIQIMPPGAGYVEFNSIDVTDSPWEGEYFGNLDVEMEANPYGINVFSHWETNNHVLSDYLVDTAFFTFNQPDTITAWFVNETSDIVLDVEPAGTGSIKFNNTLYSTLPTTVTAPESVPLPMIAVEEDMFWGFDHWELENHTLDPGLLEDTVSIEVDTTDYITAVFVEKENYIIEITVDNPEGGYIIFNGQIYTDFPVTIQLLANETYDIEAILNEHFSFGGWTVDGLTFDGTLEDLTNSFFLDGTGSIVAHFIEDENYEITYDVHPIGTGEIILDGQVIPYYPFTEKYYEPDLERLLEARPSEYFDLDEWTMNHNIPTPDEDSDQITVQLTANDTITAHFVREFYGYYLPNAFTPNGDGFNDIYYVQGHAIDVQFYSFEIYDRQGQLVFETKDIEQGWNGQSTGDSEYYAQDGVYVYRLTVQSVFDNKQEEVFGEILLTR